The Phocoena sinus isolate mPhoSin1 chromosome 8, mPhoSin1.pri, whole genome shotgun sequence nucleotide sequence AGCACAAccgagaaactgaattttaaaatttaatttcaatctaatagccacacgtggctagtggccaCCATATTAGCACAGTCCTAGAGAGTCTTCAGTCAACCTCTTGTGGTATTAATGACAACATATGTATGTTTATTAATGACATAAGTAATTCGATACAACACCCTTACTGGAATCTCCTCAGAAGCAGGACTATCATTCCCATTCAACCTAcctaatatttttagaaatttccttttttccccttagggTTAAATAGTAGTAGCTGGAGCAGAATAGTCCATGGCATGGCTTTTGGCTCTGCTTGTATAATTCAGACCGAACAAACATGAGTATTCAAAAGACACTCCCCCAAATCCAGATTCACCACCCAGATTTATAATATAGGGATTCTTTGAGATGTCTTCATTGTTCTTTCCCACCACAGCCCATCACCCAAGGCAGTGAAGAGTATAAACCCTAAGCACTGAAACTCTCAAAAGGCTTCCTTGTCATAACAAAAAAAGCAGGTAACCCACAGACCTTTATCCTCCCTTCTCCCATGAGATACTCATTTGCCCAGGCAGATTAAACTTCCAACAGCACCCAAATGAATGATGGCCTGCAGGATAAAGTAACCCACCGTTTGCAATTCTACAAAGTTGCTGAGGAACATCTCGGCAAATCTGGAAAGGAGAAGTGTTTGCTTCTCCAAGAGTAAGCTGTGCTTAAGCGTGGTAAACACACAATCTTTCTATCATTTCCGGCTAAAACGGAATGGAAGAAACCACCCTGCCAGCCCCACAGTCCTGTGTTCTTGCCTCTGTCTAGAGCTAGACCCCACTCAGTTTTGCCACCCAGGCCCCAGAGCAGTTCACCTTGAAACTCCGTGTTGTCAAGGCCCCTGATGGCCTCCACTGCATCCTCTGCCCGCTCCATGTGTACGAAAGCATAATCTTTCACGATGTCACATTCGATGACCGGACCATACTCCTCAAACTTGGCCCGAAGCTCTTGGTTGGTACAAGTAGGACTGATGTTGCCTACATGCAACTTGGTTGAAGCTTTGCTCTTATTCTTGCTGGCTTCCACGTTGATGTTCACCCCGTGCAGCTTGTAGTGGTGCAGGTTGCGTATGGCATCCTCGGCCGCCGTCTTGTCCTCTATGTGCACAAAGCCGTAGTTCTTAATGATGTCACACTCCAGCACCTTCCCATACTGCTCGAAGAGTGAGCGGATCTCCTGCTCTGTGGCCTCCCGGGGCAGGTTTCCAAT carries:
- the RBM4B gene encoding RNA-binding protein 4B isoform X3, which codes for MVKLFIGNLPREATEQEIRSLFEQYGKVLECDIIKNYGFVHIEDKTAAEDAIRNLHHYKLHGVNINVEASKNKSKASTKLHVGNISPTCTNQELRAKFEEYGPVIECDIVKDYAFVHMERAEDAVEAIRGLDNTEFQGSVHGAVLAAVLNRAVSNRMVEHEASYRIAASRTRQTNARAVVYQPASDCPWDGRPEWLLSVWERGALVQRVSSRSYGSCGGLYRAV